In the Arachis hypogaea cultivar Tifrunner chromosome 20, arahy.Tifrunner.gnm2.J5K5, whole genome shotgun sequence genome, TGTGTTCTTATGCTAGACAAATTCCATTGATTGCCTAAAACTTTCAATGATATCTTGCATTGGTTTATTCGTTTATGTTATGTTTTTTCCTGTGGTATGAATACCATCACATGTTGTTATGCAGTGATGTGCTCATGATATTTACAATAAAACAGAAAGCTTGCAGCCCATGCTGCTCAgcagaagcaagaaaaagaagaagaggaggagaaatTGATGTTACAAAAGGCTAAAGAGCTCGATGCGTTTGATCAGCAAAATCATGGTGCTGTACCACAATACAGTGATAGAAATTACAGCCGTGATAAGAATGGTTTCCATGGAGCAAACAGTGTGAAGGTCACATCCTATGAGGAGGAAGCCCTGCGGACAATGAAGGCGTTTTGGCTGCCTTCTGCTACGCCAGAAGCTGCTGTTAAAGTAGATGCGCCTGATACCAGTACTATCTGTCCAGAAGGCAGGGAGAAACTGAGGTTAAAGACACTTTTCCCTGTCCACTTCACTGAAGATACTAGTGAGCAGAAAAAGCCCAAAGTTCTTGATAGGACCTACCTTTGTCCTAGCTGCAAAGTTACTCTCACCAACACAATGTCACTTGTGGCCCTTAGTTCATGTGGGCATGTATTTTGCAAGAAATGTGCTGATAGATTCATGGCCGTTGATAAGGTCTGTCTTATTTGCAACAAACCATGTAAAGAGAGAAATTTGGTCAACTTGGAGAAAGGGGGTACTGGATTTGCTGGTCATGGGGATCATCTTGAGGCCACAGACTTCAAGCATTTGGGAAGTGGTTCTGGTTTGGGCTTGGTTAGACCGGCAACGAAGACTTGAACCTGAATTGTGTATCTTGTAGGTTGTATGACACTCCAAATCAGAAGAAAAACTGCAATAACTTCTCTTGATGAAGTTATGTCCATGATACCCATCATTATATGTCCTTATCATGATGTCTCTATGTTGTGTATTTTGtttctggttttctgtttttgttttccaAGTATTAAACCATGATAATTTGAAAAGTCAGCCATGATAATTTTAAAGAGCAGCTCGTTTCATTAATTTTTTGGTGCTTGGAAATGTCAAATGTAGTGGGCAAGGACCAACCATATTACGGTGATTCTAATTTGGAATAGGATATACCAAACGTTATTCTTATATTAACATGTGGCATGCTGTTTTGGCATAGGATTcgaacaaaacatattttttttatattttaataattattaaatagtctttatttaattttaattataatttaattttttatatattatttaattattaaatttattatttgttttataaattattattttattattcatctattatatttattaataattagaaacaaaaacaacaaaatagaTCTTTTATTAATcgtgatttttataaatattttgacaatacaaatcaactaattttttttatctttgatcCGTTACATTTGTAAACGCCAGACAAATTgtatttcttgtaattcaattgATTCAAAATTCAATGGATTAGAGATGTAATACAATCGATTCAATTGCATTataaaatataagttttttttcttatttaatcgATTGACTGGTATCACGATTAAATTTTGTACGCGATTAATGGTATTTTCGTATTTAATCAATTGGTGTGGTAACATAATCAATTGATTGAGAACTGCAATGTATATTAAGCCGTTATAACTTTTCCGCcactttttataaattattattttattattcatttatcttatctttaaaattttatctttaattttttaagtttttatttttatttagatattataatcttatctttttcaatactaatattaataattgataaataataatctatTGTCAATTTGTTTTTCAATTATCCAATCTCCTTGATTatcaatttgtttatcatttttGTTTATCATTTATCCATCTTCTAGAtatctaatttttgtttttggtcTATCCATCTCTTCAATATCCAATTTTCCAGAAAATTCTATTCCAAGGGTTAATCAATGCAAAACACATTACTCTAAAGAATGGTAGGAAATTAGAATTCCTAAGAGTTAATCAATGCAAAACACGTTACTCTAAAAAAAtggtagaaaattaaaaaaacattttaaGTAAAGTTGTTGAAAGaataaatgaaaatgacattacTTCATcgtaaaaatatgattttttttaaactaatatatatatatggtatcaTACCAATTAATTGTATACGAAAATACCCTTAATCACttacaaaattcaatcgattgaataagaaaataCCCTTGTTAACCTCTTaagtgagtatggagagactatgccatttgagctataactcattagtAAGAAAATACCCTTGTAATTTtgcgaaattcaatcgattgtataACAGTTACAATAAATTGAATTTTGAGAAAACTCATGTTGCCGTGCCATATTCAATATTGTTTTGTACGTGCAATtgattgaattatcaagaaacattattttattagcgttttcagattgtcaaaatatttatgaaaatcaTTTAATAAAAGCTTTATTtcattgttgtttttgtttttaatggtTAATAAAgatgatagatgaataataaaataataatttataaaataaaaataaatttaataattaaataatatataaaaaataaattataattaaaattaaataaaaattatttaacaattattaaaatttttaaaaaaaaaagatattttattactGAACTATTTAATAGTCCAAACTTCTGAAACCGTCAAAACCTATGCTTCTTGTTTTTACTCTCTAAAATtgaagtcagaatccaatagaTATTTCTTCATTCTattcatatcttttcttcttattatCGGGGTTACTTAAAAGAAAtcattagtataaaaaatttgatCTGATATATTTATTCACAGATGTTGTTTGCTTAAATTTCTACCAGAAACATCTTTCAGGCTAATAATAAATCGGTAGAACAAATTAGGGTTAGTTACATTTTTTGCATTGTTGTTGAATAAGGTGGAATTGGTGAGCTTTCAAGAAACTAAATAGCTTCAACCCAAACCCCAATCAGCATTTCACTAAATAAACTGCTATGCCTATGATGATGTTTTCCGTCTATATTATCAAAATAGTTGTTCATCAAATTGCCCTTTTTTCCTACCCCTCGTTATGTACACCTGAACAAGCATTAAGCCGAAGTGATAAATGTACACTATAATTTTCACATATTCATAGGCAAAGCTTGTGCATGTTCCTTGCTACCATGACTACTACTGCCGAGAGCTACACCATTGCTAAGTTTATCTTCCCCGGCTCCATCCGCAACCTGACGTGACTGACTTCCAGATGTATCTCCAATACCGCTGTTCAATGTCGGTTTCGTACACCTCTCGACAGCATTGTGGAGCGATTTCATCATGCCACCGGAATCTGAACCGGGAGATGACTCTTCTTCACGCTCTGGCTGGATATTCAGGTCGATTTGGCCTTTAAAAGGTGAGGTAGATGATTTTACCTGGTTTGGATCTTCGTCAGAAACCTCATTACCTTCCTTGTTTTGATTTGGGCTACTACTATCGACAGGGTTACTACAAGGCAAGGAATCATcgtcaaaaaaaatttcagaagAATGTAATGGTTGAGAATGCGGTTGCTTTTGTTTTTTACGTGTAGTCTCTGCTTCCTTCTCAAATTGTTTCTTTTCACGTCGTAACATTAGAGTCCGGAATCGACGCTTCACCGTTAAGCAGACATTACATGTGCATGACTGCTTATGTTTGGGGCCCTTTCCACTGGGAGGTTGAATGCAAACAATACATGAGCAGCCCGGCCTATGACGCGGGTGTTTAGTCGTGGCCTGGGCAGACGTAGGGAGTGACTCACCCTCTCCCAAAATAGCTAAATTTGCGAGTGTGTCAAGTCCCTCCAAAGCTTCAGCATTATCAGATTCCTGCTTAGTAGCCTTCATTTTCTTAGAAGCAGCTGCAATACAAATGCATACAACAACACACTCGTTTTCAGATTAGTTGAGATTACATCATAACTACACTATGTTTACGATTCAAGTGAAGCATGCAAACAATTCAAACCTGAATTACAAGGTGGAAGCAAATTCTCAATCTCTTCTGTTGTCATCTCTTGAGCAGCCGAACATGAAGATCTAGCACCATGGattcaacaaataaaaaatatgcaaaaaatgaTCTTAATGAAATGCATTCTTGTTCAATCTAGAAAGAATAAAGATAGCAGAAGTAATAGGAGAATGGATCACTATTGTACCTTTCTGGGTCCCATGAATTATCTGAACATGTCCATTTTGATTGAAGAAGTGCACTTGCTGGCAATTTACGCCATTTGAGACAATCTTCGCACTGAGCCCACTGGACTTTTTCACTGCCAAAAATGAAGTTCATTACCAGCAATTAATTTACATGGTTAGAGATTAAAACAAAATCACCCAAACTAAATGATACAAATATCAAATAAGGCATGTGCAACAAAACAGAACATAAACATACCACATTATCAAAAATATGATGTGGATTTTTCTATTATGTATCAAGTATCAACATTCAGTAAGTATATAATTATCAAGAAAAAGACATGTAAAAGATTGACCAATATATCTAATTAAGGAAAGTTATTTACCCCGTATTATCATCTGTGAAAATTGTAGGCTTTCCAAGCACCGGAGCATCCTGTAAAAGCATTGCCAACAAAACAGCTTTCAGTCACAGTGCATAGTAGTTCCCAAATCTCTTTCAGAGGAATGAATCAGCACGATGACAACAAACAATAACATAGACTCTATAATTCAAGTCCACAATTGGAGTCTAACGGCTTCAATATTTTAAGCCAAAAATCTATTTCGGTTCACAGACTACAATTGGACAAGGAAGAGGAAGTTTGGGAATCTGAACATCTGGCACGCATATTGATCGTGCAAATTGCTACTAGAATAAATAACTAGAGTGTgtaaagaagaaaattaaaatgtcAAACAATGTGTTTGACTCTTAGTTCAATACCATTTCTgaaataaagcaaaaaaaaatggtACCTCATATTCCTCAAATTCAAAACCTTCAATCACAACAATACTTGGGACATGGCTAGGAGGGGGACGGAGCAGGCCTTGAGCTTCTTGCCACGTAATCTTCAGCTCTATCATATCCTCACTTTCAATTTTTAGACGTTTACTTTTTGAACCCAAGATGTTGAGTTTTCTCTTTCTAGGCATTGAAGATTTGCTCCCCAATGCATCTTTTGCTATGTAGCCAGATTTATCAACTTTAGACCATGAACTAGGATCAGCTAACTCAACCTATAGATGAAAAATGTAACCAAGTGTGatgggaaaaaaaaaaataatgactgCCATCATAATAAGCTAGAATGGAGATAGTTATAGAAAACTAACTTCACCAGGTGCAGAAAATCCATTTCCATTCTTATTTGTTTCATTGTCCTGCAAATAGAAAATTATGCAAACAACAGTTAATAAATCCAAAGTTTCAGTAAATTATACAAGTTACAGGAAGCATAACATACAAGATATGCAATAAATTCAGAAGTTATTTATCAAACCGATGAATTATACTATATTTATTGGAAAATGTCCACAAATAGAAGATTAGCCAAGGTAAACTGTGCTGATTTCAgacaattgaaaattttttacaaAACTGTAATAGAGAATAATGCTGATTCCTAAAATGTTAGCAAATTAGTGTCATGTGTTTACTTTTCTTTACGACCATCAAGCAACAGTTATACCTAACGAAGCAAAGTCTCTAACAATATAATTCACATGAACCTATAACTGCATAGTTGAGAAAATAATAAGATGCAGGTGTTCAAGGAAAGTACCTGATCAGATGGCGTGGCATTTGAAGCCTTTCTAAATCCCATAACCAACCTCCCTTCTGGCTCCAATCGACTAAATGTTACTGAGAAAATCAATGAAGGTCAGCCACAAACACAGAAAGTCCtatatataatgaattatatAGCAAGATGGTGGGGATAAAACAAGGGGGCAAAGAACTAAGCATGTAAAACAAAAGGATTTTTCAGGGAGTGAAGAAGTGTTACCTGTGTCACCTGCTTGCAACTGCATTGACTGTATGCAAGGAGTGACACCCTCTAAAACATACATCCTGCTATTATTGTTTGGCCAGAAGCGAAATTGAAATATCCATTCCTTGCCTTTTGCATCAAGGATTTTAAGTGGCAATCCTTCAGGCTGAGAAATTGGTGGGAAGTAGGCCTGTTTCATTGAATTGAATGTAGTATTATAATATACATCACAGAATGTATCCTGGGCTTATATTCAATCCAAAAAAGACTTTCAAAATAACAGTTTGAAGAAAGATTCTCGAGGCCAACCTCGGCACACTTTTTTGGTAGAACTAAACGCCCAATTCTCCCAGCATCACTGGCACTCAAGGTTTTTTGAAACAAGGGAGTGATTACTGAATTAGAACTTCCACAAAGTTAAGATATTTACTTTCCTGTATGACTTTCTCATAATTGTAAACTGGAGCATTACAAAAACTGATAAACTAACACAATGATCATATTAGACTTGAAGGATACTCTATAGATATTTGTTGTAGCTCTAGATCAGTACACCTGGGCCAGTACCGTGGCAATAACTGGTTTCTTCCTCGGGCATCTGCCCGAGGCCGTCCATTACGAACCAGAGCTTCACTTGATGAGTCAAGCGCTAATTGCATAAGGCCACTGAAATGTTTTCCTGGGGGAGTTTGTATTTGTTGTGAATGACTTCCTGTCACTCCAATTTGACCATTTCTTTCATTTGCAGATGCATAAGGTATAGACATACCAAATGGTTGAGAAGATGAATCTTCCTTCAGAGATGGAGGCTGCTGGCACATATTTAAACCTGAACTTGGTTTGTCATCATTCCTTATTCCTGCAAGGTCTGTAAAAAACATAGGTTATGTAGCCATCACTGTGTTATTAAGAGACTCTTCCATCCCATACACTTGACAATATAAAAGCAAAATGTTTGAAGAAAGATAGAGCATGCTTTACCATTCATAAACATCGTTTCCCGGGTACCAAGCTTTACACTCCAGTTAACAGATATTCCAGACAAATCGTCATTTTTCTTTTCCATGGTCGAGGCAGGTAACCTTTCAATGACATACCTTTTGTCAATGCTATTAGACAATTCAACTAGGGATGGCACATCTGGATGTAAGTCAGATGAAGAAACTGAGTTGAACAAACTCG is a window encoding:
- the LOC112783228 gene encoding E3 ubiquitin-protein ligase CSU1, translating into MPQRHSKNNNDLAFFTYDEKRKLGYGTQKERLGKDSIKPFDACCLCLKPFIDPMSCHKGHVFCKECILECLLAQKKDIQRKLAAHAAQQKQEKEEEEEKLMLQKAKELDAFDQQNHGAVPQYSDRNYSRDKNGFHGANSVKVTSYEEEALRTMKAFWLPSATPEAAVKVDAPDTSTICPEGREKLRLKTLFPVHFTEDTSEQKKPKVLDRTYLCPSCKVTLTNTMSLVALSSCGHVFCKKCADRFMAVDKVCLICNKPCKERNLVNLEKGGTGFAGHGDHLEATDFKHLGSGSGLGLVRPATKT
- the LOC112783100 gene encoding B3 domain-containing protein Os07g0563300 isoform X1: MASASSASSSTSKLCFNYDCKEFKSQPPKRGWTLRSGDLAELCDRCGSVFEEGRFCEIFHSNASGWRTCETCRKRVHCGCIVSSHAFMLLDPGGIECLACARKHMVLPSNSPWQQSFSLQNRLPERIRDMSGKNWSQLAGSGPVPWKQAPSLFNSVSSSDLHPDVPSLVELSNSIDKRYVIERLPASTMEKKNDDLSGISVNWSVKLGTRETMFMNDLAGIRNDDKPSSGLNMCQQPPSLKEDSSSQPFGMSIPYASANERNGQIGVTGSHSQQIQTPPGKHFSGLMQLALDSSSEALVRNGRPRADARGRNQLLPRYWPRCTDLELQQISIDSNSVITPLFQKTLSASDAGRIGRLVLPKKCAEAYFPPISQPEGLPLKILDAKGKEWIFQFRFWPNNNSRMYVLEGVTPCIQSMQLQAGDTVTFSRLEPEGRLVMGFRKASNATPSDQDNETNKNGNGFSAPGEVELADPSSWSKVDKSGYIAKDALGSKSSMPRKRKLNILGSKSKRLKIESEDMIELKITWQEAQGLLRPPPSHVPSIVVIEGFEFEEYEDAPVLGKPTIFTDDNTGEKVQWAQCEDCLKWRKLPASALLQSKWTCSDNSWDPERSSCSAAQEMTTEEIENLLPPCNSAASKKMKATKQESDNAEALEGLDTLANLAILGEGESLPTSAQATTKHPRHRPGCSCIVCIQPPSGKGPKHKQSCTCNVCLTVKRRFRTLMLRREKKQFEKEAETTRKKQKQPHSQPLHSSEIFFDDDSLPCSNPVDSSSPNQNKEGNEVSDEDPNQVKSSTSPFKGQIDLNIQPEREEESSPGSDSGGMMKSLHNAVERCTKPTLNSGIGDTSGSQSRQVADGAGEDKLSNGVALGSSSHGSKEHAQALPMNM
- the LOC112783100 gene encoding B3 domain-containing protein Os07g0563300 isoform X2, translated to MTETWLSSVFEEGRFCEIFHSNASGWRTCETCRKRVHCGCIVSSHAFMLLDPGGIECLACARKHMVLPSNSPWQQSFSLQNRLPERIRDMSGKNWSQLAGSGPVPWKQAPSLFNSVSSSDLHPDVPSLVELSNSIDKRYVIERLPASTMEKKNDDLSGISVNWSVKLGTRETMFMNDLAGIRNDDKPSSGLNMCQQPPSLKEDSSSQPFGMSIPYASANERNGQIGVTGSHSQQIQTPPGKHFSGLMQLALDSSSEALVRNGRPRADARGRNQLLPRYWPRCTDLELQQISIDSNSVITPLFQKTLSASDAGRIGRLVLPKKCAEAYFPPISQPEGLPLKILDAKGKEWIFQFRFWPNNNSRMYVLEGVTPCIQSMQLQAGDTVTFSRLEPEGRLVMGFRKASNATPSDQDNETNKNGNGFSAPGEVELADPSSWSKVDKSGYIAKDALGSKSSMPRKRKLNILGSKSKRLKIESEDMIELKITWQEAQGLLRPPPSHVPSIVVIEGFEFEEYEDAPVLGKPTIFTDDNTGEKVQWAQCEDCLKWRKLPASALLQSKWTCSDNSWDPERSSCSAAQEMTTEEIENLLPPCNSAASKKMKATKQESDNAEALEGLDTLANLAILGEGESLPTSAQATTKHPRHRPGCSCIVCIQPPSGKGPKHKQSCTCNVCLTVKRRFRTLMLRREKKQFEKEAETTRKKQKQPHSQPLHSSEIFFDDDSLPCSNPVDSSSPNQNKEGNEVSDEDPNQVKSSTSPFKGQIDLNIQPEREEESSPGSDSGGMMKSLHNAVERCTKPTLNSGIGDTSGSQSRQVADGAGEDKLSNGVALGSSSHGSKEHAQALPMNM